In Brassica napus cultivar Da-Ae unplaced genomic scaffold, Da-Ae ScsIHWf_1035;HRSCAF=1451, whole genome shotgun sequence, one genomic interval encodes:
- the LOC125595275 gene encoding photosystem II protein D1 has translation MTAILERRESESLWGRFCNWITSTENRLYIGWFGVLMIPTLLTATSVFIIAFIAAPPVDIDGIREPVSGSLLYGNNIISGAIIPTSAAIGLHFYPIWEAASVDEWLYNGGPYELIVLHFLLGVACYMGREWELSFRLGMRPWIAVAYSAPVAAATAVFLIYPIGQGSFSDGMPLGISGTFNFMIVFQAEHNILMHPFHMLGVAGVFGGSLFSAMHGSLVTSSLIRETTENESANEGYRFGQEEETYNIVAAHGYFGRLIFQYASFNNSRSLHFFLAAWPVVGIWFTALGISTMAFNLNGFNFNQSVVDSQGRVINTWADIINRANLGMEVMHERNAHNFPLDLAAVEAPSING, from the coding sequence ATGACTGCAATTTTAGAGAGACGCGAAAGCGAAAGCCTATGGGGTCGCTTCTGTAACTGGATAACTAGTACTGAAAACCGTCTTTACATTGGAtggtttggtgttttgatgatCCCTACCTTATTGACCGCAACTTCCGTTTTTATTATCGCATTCATTGCTGCTCCTCCAGTAGATATTGATGGTATTCGTGAACCTGTTTCTGGATCTCTTCTTTACGGAAACAATATTATTTCAGGTGCCATTATTCCTACTTCTGCAGCTATTGGTTTGCATTTTTACCCGATCTGGGAAGCTGCATCCGTTGATGAATGGCTATACAACGGTGGTCCTTATGAACTAATTGTTCTACACTTTTTACTTGGTGTAGCTTGTTATATGGGTCGTGAGTGGGAACTTAGTTTCCGTCTGGGTATGCGTCCTTGGATTGCTGTTGCATATTCAGCTCCTGTTGCAGCTGCTACTGCTGTTTTCTTGATCTACCCAATTGGTCAAGGAAGTTTTTCTGATGGTATGCCTCTAGGAATCTCTGGTACTTTCAACTTTATGATTGTATTCCAGGCTGAGCACAACATTCTTATGCACCCATTTCACATGTTAGGTGTAGCTGGTGTATTCGGCGGCTCCCTATTTAGTGCTATGCATGGTTCTTTGGTAACTTCTAGTTTGATCAGGGAAACCACAGAAAATGAATCTGCTAATGAAGGTTACAGATTcggtcaagaagaagaaacttacaACATTGTAGCTGCTCACGGTTATTTTGGCCGATTGATCTTCCAATATGCTAGTTTCAACAATTCTCGTTCTTTACATTTCTTCTTAGCGGCTTGGCCGGTAGTAGGTATTTGGTTTACTGCTTTAGGTATTAGTACTATGGCTTTCAACCTAAATGGTTTCAATTTCAACCAATCAGTAGTTGATAGTCAAGGACGTGTTATTAATACTTGGGCTGATATTATTAACCGTGCTAACCTTGGTATGGAAGTTATGCATGAACGTAATGCTCACAACTTCCCTCTAGACCTAGCTGCTGTTGAGGCTCCATCTATAAATGGATAA
- the LOC125595270 gene encoding protein Ycf2-like, whose translation MNLSDSEEKSLHQYLNFNSNVGLIHTPCSEKYLQRKKRSLCLKKCVDKGQMDRTFQRDSAFSTLSKWNLFQTYMPWFFTSTGYKYLNLIFLDIFSDLLRILSSSQKFVSIFHDIMYGLDISWRILQKKLCLPQRNLISEISSKSLHNLLLSEEMIHRNNESSLISTHLRSPNVREVLYSILFLLLVAGYIVRTHLLFVSRAYSELQTEFEKIKSLMIPSYMIELRKLLDRYPTSEQNSFWLKNLFLVALEQLGDCLEEIRGSGGNMLWGGDPAYGVKSIRSKKTDLKINFIDIIDLISIIPNPINRITFSRNTRHLSHTSKDIYSLIRKRKNVSGDWIDDKIESWVANSDSIDDKEREFLVQFSTLRAEKRIDQILLSLTHSDHLSKNDSGYQMIEQPGTIYLRYLVDIHKKYLMNYEFNTSCLAERRIFLAHYQTITYSQTSCGANSFHFPSHGKPFSLRLALSPSRSILVIGSIGTGRSYLVKYLATNSYVPFITVCLNKFLDNKPKGFFLDDIDIDDSDDIDASNDIDRELDTELELLTMMNALTMDMMSEIDRFYITLQFELAKAMSPCIIWIPNIHDLDVNESNYLALGLLVNSLSRDCERCSTRNSLVIASTHIPQKVDPALIAPNKLNTCIKIRRLLIPQQRKHFFTLSYTRGFHLEKKMFHTNGFESITMGSSARDLVALTNEALSISITQKKSIIDTNTIRSALHRQTWDLRSQVRSVQDHGILFYQIGRVVAQNVLISNCPIDPISIYMKKKSCNEGDSYLYKWYFELGTSMKKFTILLYLLSCSARIGRSRPLVSTRTR comes from the coding sequence ATGAATCTATCCGATTCAGAAGAGAAGAGCTTGCATCAGTATCTCAATTTCAATTCAAACGTGGGTTTGATTCACACTCCATGTTCTGAGAAATATTTACAGAGGAAAAAACGGAGTCTTTGCCTAAAAAAATGCGTTGACAAAGGGCAGATGGATAGAACCTTTCAACGAGATAGTGCTTTTTCAACTCTCTCAAAATGGAATCTATTCCAAACATATATGCCATGGTTCTTTACTTCGACAGGGtacaaatatctaaatttgatatttttagatattttttcagACCTATTGCGGATACTAAGTAGCAGTCAAAAATTTGTATCCATTTTTCATGATATTATGTATGGATTAGATATATCATGGCGAATTCTTCAGAAAAAATTGTGTCTTCCACAAAGGAATCTGATAAGTGAGATTTCGAGTAAGTCTTTACATAATCTTCTTCTGTCCGAAGAAATGATTCATCGAAATAATGAGTCATCGTTGATATCGACACATCTGAGATCGCCAAATGTTCGTGAGGTCCTCTATTCAatccttttccttcttcttgttgCTGGATATATCGTTCGTACACATCTTCTCTTTGTTTCCCGAGCCTATAGTGAGTTACAGACAGAGTTCGAAAAGATCAAATCTTTGATGATTCCATCATACATGATTGAGTTGCGAAAACTTCTGGATAGGTATCCTACATCTGAACAGAATTCTTTCTGGTTAAAGAATCTTTTTCTAGTTGCTCTGGAACAATTAGGAGATTGTCTAGAAGAAATACGGGGTTCTGGCGGCAACATGCTATGGGGTGGTGATCCCGCTTATGGGGTCAAATCAATACGTTCTAAGAAgacagatttgaaaataaacttCATCGATATCATCGATCTCATAAGTATCATACCAAATCCCATCAATCGAATCACTTTTTCGAGAAATACGAGACATCTAAGTCATACAAGTAAAGACATCTATTCattgataagaaaaagaaaaaacgtgaGCGGTGATtggattgatgataaaatagaaTCCTGGGTCGCGAACAGTGATTCGATTGATGATAAAGAAAGAGAATTCTTGGTTCAGTTCTCCACCTTAAGGGCAGAAAAAAGGATTGATCAAATTCTATTGAGTCTGACTCATAGTGATCATTTATCAAAGAATGACTCTGGTTATCAAATGATTGAACAACCGGGAACAATTTACTTACGATACTTAGTTGACATTCATAAAAAGTATCTAATGAATTATGAGTTCAATACATCCTGTTTAGCAGAAAGACGGATATTCCTTGCTCATTATCAGacaatcacttattcacaaacTTCGTGTGGGGCTAATAGTTTTCATTTCCCGTCTCATGGAAAACCCTTTTCGCTCCGCTTAGCCCTATCCCCCTCTAGGAGTATTTTAGTGATAGGTTCTATAGGAACCGGACGATCCTATTTGGTCAAATACCTAGCGACAAACTCCTATGTTCCTTTCATTACAGTATGTCTGAACAAGTTCCTGGATAACAAGCCGAAAGGTTTTTTTCTTGATGATATCGATATTGATGATAGTGACGATATTGATGCTAGTAACGATATTGATCGTGAACTTGATACGGAGCTGGAGCTTCTAACTATGATGAATGCGCTAActatggatatgatgtcggAAATAGACCGATTTTATATCACCCTTCAATTCGAATTAGCAAAAGCAATGTCTCCTTGCATAATATGGATTCCAAACATTCATGATCTTGATGTGAATGAGTCGAATTACTTAGCCCTCGGTCTCTTGGTGAACTCTCTCTCCAGGGATTGTGAAAGATGTTCGACTAGAAATAGTCTTGTTATTGCTTCGACTCATATTCCCCAAAAAGTGGATCCCGCTCTAATAGCcccgaataaattaaatacatgcaTTAAAATAAGAAGGCTTCTTATTCCACAACAACGAAAGCACTTTTTCACTCTTTCCTATACTAGGGGATTTCACTTGGAAAAGAAAATGTTCCATACTAATGGATTCGAGTCCATAACCATGGGTTCCAGTGCACGAGATCTTGTAGCACTTACCAATGAGGCCTTATCAATTAGTATTACACAGAAGAAATCAATTATAGACACTAATACAATTAGATCTGCTCTTCATAGACAAACTTGGGATTTGCGATCCCAGGTAAGATCGGTTCAGGATCATGGGATCCTTTTCTATCAGATAGGAAGGGTTGTTGCACAAAATGTACTTATAAGTAATTGCCCCATAGAtcctatatctatctatatgaaGAAGAAATCATGTAACGAAGGGGATTCTTATTTGTACAAATGGTACTTCGAACTTGGAACGAGCATGAAGAAATTCACGATACTTCTTTATCTTTTGAGTTGTTCTGCCCGGATCGGTCGCTCAAGACCTTTGGTCTCTACCCGGACccgatga
- the LOC125595274 gene encoding protein Ycf2-like: MKGHQFKSWIFELREIVREIKNSHYFLDSWTQINSVGSFIHIFFHQERFRKLLDPRIFSILLLRNSQGSTSNRYFTIKGVVLFVVAALLYRINNRNMVESKNLYLKGLLPIPMNSIGPRNDTSEESFGSSNINRLIVSLLYFTKGKKISESCFRDPKESTRVLPITKKCIMPESNWSSRWWRNWIGKKRDFCCKISNETVAGIDISFKEKDIKYLEFLFVYYMDDPIRKGHDWELFDRLSPNKRRNIINLNSGQLFEILVKDWICYLMFAFREKIPIEVEGFFKQQGAGSTIQSNDIEHVSHLFSRNKRAISLQNCAQFHMWQFHQDLFVSWGKNPHESDFLRKISRENWIWLDNVWLVNKDRFFSKVRNVSSNIQYDSTRSSFVQVTDSSQLNGSSDQFIDPFDSISNEDSEYHYHTLINQREIQQLKERSILWDPSFIQTEGREIESDRFPKYLSGYSSMPRLFTEREKRMNNHLLPEESEEFFWNSTRAIRSFFSDRWSELHLGSNPTERSTRDQKLLKKEQDVSFVPSRRSENKEIVNIFKIITYLQNTVSIHPISSDLGCDTVPKDELDMDSSNKISFLNKNPFFYLFHLFHERKRGGYTLRHDFESEERFQEMADLFTLSITEPDLVYHKGFAFSIDSYGLDQRQFLKEVFNSRDELKKKSLLVLPPIFYEENESFYRRIRKNWVRISCGNFFEDPKPKRVVFASNNIMEAVNQYRLIRNLIQIQFQYSPYGYIRNVLNRFFLMKRPDRNFEYGIQRDLIGNDTLNHRTIMKDTINQHLSNLKKSQKKWFDPLIFLSRTERSINRDPNAYRYKWSNGSKNFQEHLKHFVSERKSRFQVVFDRLCINQYSIDWSEVIDKKDLSKSLRFFLSKLLRFLSKLLLFLSNSLPFFFVSFENIPIHRSEIHIYELKGPNDQPCNQLLESIGLQIVHFKKLKPFLLDDHNTSQKSKFLINGGTISPFLFNKIPKWMIDSFHTRKNRRKSFDNTDSYFSIVSHDQDNWLNPVKPFQRSSLISSFSKANRLRFLNNPHHFCFYCNKRFPFYVEKARLNNSDFTYGQFLTILFIHNKIFSSCGGKKKHAFLERDTISPSSIESQVSNIFISNDFPQSGDERYNLYKSFHFPIRSDPLVRRAIYSIADISGTPLIEGQRVNLERTYCQTLSDMNLSDSEEKSLHQYLNFNSNVGLIHTPCSEKYLQRKKRSLCLKKCVDKGQMDRTFQRDSAFSTLSKWNLFQTYMPWFFTSTGYKYLNLIFLDIFSDLLRILSSSQKFVSIFHDIMYGLDISWRILQKKLCLPQRNLISEISSKSLHNLLLSEEMIHRNNESSLISTHLRSPNVREVLYSILFLLLVAGYIVRTHLLFVSRAYSELQTEFEKIKSLMIPSYMIELRKLLDRYPTSEQNSFWLKNLFLVALEQLGDCLEEIRGSGGNMLWGGDPAYGVKSIRSKKTDLKINFIDIIDLISIIPNPINRITFSRNTRHLSHTSKDIYSLIRKRKNVSGDWIDDKIESWVANSDSIDDKEREFLVQFSTLRAEKRIDQILLSLTHSDHLSKNDSGYQMIEQPGTIYLRYLVDIHKKYLMNYEFNTSCLAERRIFLAHYQTITYSQTSCGANSFHFPSHGKPFSLRLALSPSRSILVIGSIGTGRSYLVKYLATNSYVPFITVCLNKFLDNKPKGFFLMISILMIVTILMLVTILIVNLIRSWSF; this comes from the coding sequence ATGAAAGGACATCAATTCAAATCCTGGATTTTCGAATTGAGAGAAATAGTGAGAGAGATCAAGAATTCTCACTATTTCTTAGATTCATGGACCCAAATCAATTCAGTGGGATCtttcattcatatttttttccacCAAGAACGTTTTAGAAAACTCTTGGACCCTCGAATTTTTAGTATCCTACTTTTGCGCAATTCACAGGGTTCAACAAGCAATCGATATTTCACGATCAAGGGTGTAGTACTATTTGTAGTAGCGGCCCTTCTATATCGTATTAACAATCGAAATATGGTCGAAAGCAAAAATCTCTATTTGAAAGGGCTTCTTCCTATACCTATGAATTCCATTGGACCCAGAAATGATACATCGGAAGAATCTTTTGGGTCTTCCAATATCAATAGGTTGATTGTTTCGCTCCTGTAttttacaaaaggaaaaaagatcTCTGAGAGCTGTTTCCGGGATCCGAAAGAGAGTACTCGGGTTCTCCCAATAACTAAAAAGTGTATCATGCCTGAATCTAACTGGAGTTCGCGGTGGTGGAGGAACTGGATCGGAAAAAAGAGggatttttgttgtaagatATCTAATGAAACCGTCGCTGGAATTGATATCTCATTTAAAgagaaagatatcaaatatctggagtttctttttgtatattatatggaTGATCCGATCCGCAAGGGCCATGATTGGGAATTGTTTGATCGTCTTTCTCCGAATAAGAGGCGAAACATAATCAACTTGAATTCGGGACAGCTATTCGAAATCTTAGTGAAAGACTGGATTTGTTATCTCATGTTTGCTTTTCGTGAAAAAATACCAATTGAAGTGGAGGGTTTCTTCAAACAACAAGGAGCTGGGTCAACTATTCAATCAAATGATATTGAGCATGTTTCCCATCTCTTCTCGAGAAACAAGCGGGCTATTTCTTTGCAAAATTGTGCTCAATTTCATATGTGGCAATTCCACCAAGATCTCTTCGTTAGTTGGGGGAAGAATCCGCACGAATCGGATTTTTTGAGGAAAATATCGAGAGAGAATTGGATTTGGTTAGACAATGTGTGGTTGGTAAACAAGGATAGATTTTTTAGCAAGGTACGAAATGTATCGTCAAATATTCAATATGATTCTACAAGATCTAGTTTCGTTCAAGTAACGGATTCTAGCCAATTGAACGGATCTTCTGATCAATTCATAGATCCTTTCGATTCCATTAGTAATGAGGATTCGGAATATCACTATCACACATTGATCAATCAAAGAGAGATTCAACAACTAAAAGAAAGATCGATTCTTTGGGATCCTTCCTTTATTCAAACGGAAGGAAGAGAGATAGAATCAGACCGATTCCCTAAATACCTTTCTGGATATTCCTCAATGCCCCGGCTATTCACGGAACGTGAAAAGCGAATGAATAATCATCTGCTTCCGGAAGAAAGCgaagaatttttttggaattctacAAGAGCCATTCGTTCTTTTTTCTCTGACAGATGGTCAGAACTTCATCTGGGTTCGAATCCTACTGAGAGGTCCACTAGGGATCAGAAATTGTTGAAGAAAGAACAAGATGTTTCTTTTGTCCCTTCCAGGCGatcggaaaataaagaaatagttaatatattcaAGATAATTACGTATTTACAAAATACCGTCTCAATTCATCCTATTTCATCAGATCTGGGATGTGATACGGTTCCGAAGGATGAACTGGATATGGACAGTTCCAATAAGATTTCATTCTTGaacaaaaatccatttttttatttatttcatctaTTCCATGAACGGAAGAGGGGGGGATACACGTTACGCCACGATTTTGAGTCAGAAGAGAGATTTCAAGAAATGGCAGATCTATTCACTCTATCAATAACCGAGCCGGATCTGGTGTATCATAAGGGATTTGCCTTTTCTATTGATTCCTACGGATTGGATCAAAGACAATTCTTGAAGGAGGTTTTCAACTCCAGGgatgaattgaaaaagaaatctTTATTGGTTCTACCTCctattttttatgaagaaaatgaatcttTTTATCGAAGGATCAGAAAAAATTGGGTCCGGATCTCCTGCGGGAATTTTTTTGaagatccaaaaccaaaaagagtGGTATTTGCTAGCAACAACATAATGGAGGCAGTCAATCAATATAGATTGATCCGAAATCTGATTCAAATCCAATTCCAATATAGTCCCTATGGGTACATAAGAAATGTATTGAAtcgattctttttaatgaagagACCTGATCGCAACTTCGAATATGGAATTCAAAGGGATCTAATAGGAAATGATACTCTGAATCATAGAACTATAATGAAAGATACGATCAACCAACAtttatcgaatttgaaaaagagtcagaagaaatggttcgatcctcttatttttctttctcgaaCCGAGAGATCCATAAATCGGGATCCTAATGCATATAGATACAAATGGTCCAATGGGAGCAAGAATTTCCAGGAGCATTTGAAACATTTCGTTTCTGAGCGGAAGAGCCGTTTTCAAGTAGTGTTCGATCGATTATGTATTAATCAATATTCGATTGATTGGTCTGAGgttattgataaaaaagattTGTCTAAGTCACTTCGTTTCTTTTTGTCCAAGTTACTTCGTTTTTTGTCCAAGTTACTTCTCTTTTTGTCTAACTCacttccttttttctttgtgaGTTTCGAGAATATCCCCATTCATAGGTCTGAGATCCACATCTATGAATTGAAAGGTCCGAACGATCAACCCTGCAATCAGTTGTTAGAATCAATAGGTCTTCAAAtcgttcattttaaaaaattgaaaccctTTTTATTGGATGATCATAATACTTCTCAAAAATCGAAATTCTTGATCAATGGAGGAACAATATCACCATTTTTGTTCAATAAGATACCAAAGTGGATGATTGACTCATTCCATACTAGAAAGAATCGCAGGAAATCTTTTGATAACACGGATTCCTATTTCTCAATCGTATCCCACGATCAAGACAATTGGCTGAATCCCGTGAAACCATTTCAGAGAAGTTCAttgatatcttctttttctaaagCAAATCGACTTCGATTCTTGAATAATCCACATCACTTCTGCTTCTATTGTAACAAAAGATTCCCTTTTTATGTGGAAAAGGCCCGTCTCAATAATTCTGATTTTACGTATGGACAATTCCTCACTATCTTGTTCAttcacaacaaaatattttcttcgtgtggtggtaaaaaaaaacatgctttTTTGGAGAGAGATACTATTTCACCTTCGTCAATCGAGTCACAGGTATCTAACATATTCATATCTAACGATTTTCCACAAAGTGGTGACGAAAGGTATAACTTGTACAAATCTTTCCATTTTCCAATTCGATCCGATCCATTAGTTCGTAGAGCTATTTACTCGATTGCAGACATTTCTGGAACACCTCTAATAGAGGGACAAAGAGTAAATTTGGAAAGAACGTATTGTCAAACTCTTTCAGATATGAATCTATCCGATTCAGAAGAGAAGAGCTTGCATCAGTATCTCAATTTCAATTCAAACGTGGGTTTGATTCACACTCCATGTTCTGAGAAATATTTACAGAGGAAAAAACGGAGTCTTTGCCTAAAAAAATGCGTTGACAAAGGGCAGATGGATAGAACCTTTCAACGAGATAGTGCTTTTTCAACTCTCTCAAAATGGAATCTATTCCAAACATATATGCCATGGTTCTTTACTTCGACAGGGtacaaatatctaaatttgatatttttagatattttttcagACCTATTGCGGATACTAAGTAGCAGTCAAAAATTTGTATCCATTTTTCATGATATTATGTATGGATTAGATATATCATGGCGAATTCTTCAGAAAAAATTGTGTCTTCCACAAAGGAATCTGATAAGTGAGATTTCGAGTAAGTCTTTACATAATCTTCTTCTGTCCGAAGAAATGATTCATCGAAATAATGAGTCATCGTTGATATCGACACATCTGAGATCGCCAAATGTTCGTGAGGTCCTCTATTCAatccttttccttcttcttgttgCTGGATATATCGTTCGTACACATCTTCTCTTTGTTTCCCGAGCCTATAGTGAGTTACAGACAGAGTTCGAAAAGATCAAATCTTTGATGATTCCATCATACATGATTGAGTTGCGAAAACTTCTGGATAGGTATCCTACATCTGAACAGAATTCTTTCTGGTTAAAGAATCTTTTTCTAGTTGCTCTGGAACAATTAGGAGATTGTCTAGAAGAAATACGGGGTTCTGGCGGCAACATGCTATGGGGTGGTGATCCCGCTTATGGGGTCAAATCAATACGTTCTAAGAAgacagatttgaaaataaacttCATCGATATCATCGATCTCATAAGTATCATACCAAATCCCATCAATCGAATCACTTTTTCGAGAAATACGAGACATCTAAGTCATACAAGTAAAGACATCTATTCattgataagaaaaagaaaaaacgtgaGCGGTGATtggattgatgataaaatagaaTCCTGGGTCGCGAACAGTGATTCGATTGATGATAAAGAAAGAGAATTCTTGGTTCAGTTCTCCACCTTAAGGGCAGAAAAAAGGATTGATCAAATTCTATTGAGTCTGACTCATAGTGATCATTTATCAAAGAATGACTCTGGTTATCAAATGATTGAACAACCGGGAACAATTTACTTACGATACTTAGTTGACATTCATAAAAAGTATCTAATGAATTATGAGTTCAATACATCCTGTTTAGCAGAAAGACGGATATTCCTTGCTCATTATCAGacaatcacttattcacaaacTTCGTGTGGGGCTAATAGTTTTCATTTCCCGTCTCATGGAAAACCCTTTTCGCTCCGCTTAGCCCTATCCCCCTCTAGGAGTATTTTAGTGATAGGTTCTATAGGAACCGGACGATCCTATTTGGTCAAATACCTAGCGACAAACTCCTATGTTCCTTTCATTACAGTATGTCTGAACAAGTTCCTGGATAACAAGCCGAAAGGTTTTTTCTTGATGATATCGATATTGATGATAGTGACGATATTGATGCTAGTAACGATATTGATCGTGAACTTGATACGGAGCTGGAGCTTCTAA
- the LOC111210655 gene encoding 50S ribosomal protein L2, chloroplastic — protein sequence MAIHLYKTSTPSTRNGAVDSQVKSNPRNNLIYGQHHCGKGRNARGIITVRHRGGGHKRLYRKIDFRRNTKDIYGRIVTIEYDPNRNAYICLIHYGDGEKRYILHPRGAIIGDTIVSGTEVPIKMGNALPLTDMPLGTAIHNIEITLGKGGQLARAAGAVAKLIAKEGKSATLKLPSGEVRLISKNCSATVGQVGNVGVNQKSLGRAGSKCWLGKRPVVRGVVMNPVDHPHGGGEGRAPIGRKKPVTPWGYPALGRRTRKRKKYSETLILRRRSK from the exons ATGGCGATACATTTATACAAAACTTCTACCCCGAGCACACGCAATGGAGCCGTAGACAGTCAAGTGAAATCCAATCCACGAAATAATTTGATCTATGGGCAGCATCATTGTGGTAAAGGTCGTAATGCCAGAGGAATCATTACCGTAAGGCATAGAGGGGGAGGTCATAAGCGTCTATACCGTAAAATAGATTTTCGACGAAATACAAAAGACATATATGGTAGAATCGTAACCATAGAATACGACCCTAATCGAAATGCATACATTTGTCTCATACACTATGGGGATGGTGAGAAGAGATATATTTTACATCCCAGAGGGGCTATAATTGGAGATACCATTGTTTCTGGTACAGAAGTTCCTATAAAAATGGGAAATGCCCTACCTTTGA CCGATATGCCCTTAGGCACGGCCATACATAATATAGAAATCACACTTGGAAAGGGTGGACAATTAGCTAGAGCAGCGGGTGCTGTAGCGAAACTGATTGCAAAAGAGGGGAAATCGGCCACATTAAAATTACCTTCTGGAGAGGTCCGTTTGATATCCAAAAACTGCTCAGCAACAGTCGGACAAGTGGGAAATGTTGGGGTAAACCAGAAAAGTTTGGGTAGAGCCGGATCGAAATGTTGGCTAGGTAAACGTCCTGTAGTAAGAGGAGTAGTTATGAACCCTGTCGACCACCCCCATGGAGGTGGTGAAGGGAGGGCTCCAATTGGTAGAAAAAAACCCGTAACCCCCTGGGGTTATCCTGCGCTTGGAAGAAGaactagaaaaaggaaaaaatatagtgAGACTTTGATTCTTCGTCGCCGTAGTAAATAG